Part of the Acidobacteriota bacterium genome is shown below.
CACTTCGCCCGCGTCAACCACTTTTTCGTCAACGACCTCAGCGCAAAACGGCTCCAGAAATTTGAATGACGATTGATGGGTGGTGGCTTTTTTAGCTTTTAAAAAACCGGCTGCGCCCAGTAGCAATGAACCTGTACAAACTGAAGTTTTCAACGGGCAATCGGCAGCCGTTTGAAGCCATTCAATAAAACGTTGGTCGTTGATCAAGCTTCGGGTTTGGAAGCCGCCCGGCACCATCAACAAATCATAGCCGCTTAAAGGTTCGCCGATTTTTGTGGGGATGATTTTCAGTCCTGCGGGGTCGCTTACGGTTTCGGTCAATGCGCAAATATCCCAACTTAAATTTTCGATGACGCCCATGGTTTTCAACCTTGTCACCGCATCAAAAGCGCCGATGAAATCGAGCGTCGTCATTCCATCAAAAATGATAAAAGCGATTTTCATAACTCCTCTCCTAAACGCAAAAAGTTTAGCAAGCATCAGTGACAAAACCAATCGCTCACACTTTACCGCTTGATAAATCGTCGGGTAAGCTGTTGGCTACCCAGCCCAGTTTGAAAAGCACATGGGGCAAGCGTGAAAATCAAAGTCTGGCATCTTCCCGAATTTAACGACATCGAATTATTAAAAGGGGTTCAAGTCAAACACCCACACCCCAAACACTGGCACGAGGAATTTCATCTCTGCCTGATTGAACAGGGCACCGGACAGATGTTTTATCGCGGCGCATTCCATGAAACCCACGCCGGAAGTCTCTTCATTGTGCATCCCGGCGAACTTCATTCCAATGCCGCAACCCATCAACACGGCTGTTCATTTCGCACCTTGAATGTCAGCCCGGATATTGTGCAACGCGCCTTGCTTTATGTGAATGATGGCAGGCAGAGGTTGCCATTTTTTCCGACGCCGATTATTTGTGACCAGGATTTGCTTGCCGGTTTTCAATCTACGCACACCTCTTTTGAGGCTACGGCTTCGCGCCTCGAACGCGAAACCCTGCTGTTTGATCTCTTAATCAAACTCATCTCGCGTTATGGTGAAAATCGAATGGTGCTCGTTGACACCGGAAAGGAACCCGCAGCGGTTAAACTGGTGAGAGCGTATATCGAAGAAAATTATGCGGAAAATATTTCGCTTGAAACGCTTGCCCACCTGACCAATCTCAGCCCTTTTCATTTAAACCGGGTGTTCAGCAAAGCGATAGGCTTGCCGCCCCACGCTTTTCAAACCCAGGTTCGTCTGCTCAAAGCGCGAAAATTTTTAGCGCAAGGCAAAACGATTTCCGAAGCGACCTATGATGCGGGGTTTGCCGACCAGAGCCATTTCACGCGCCATTTCAAACGCATCTTCGGGTTTACGCCAAGCAATTTCTGTTTATTGAAAGAGGCTTAGAGCGGCGCGATGTTTTTATCGGCGATAGGTTGAGCGCGCTTTGACCATAACGGGAATTACCCTTCGTTGACCAGGCGGCACACCGGGTCGTGAACTGCGCTCTGATGAATCGGGGTCTTGGCTAGGTTATAAATCACGCGTCGTTGAGCAAGC
Proteins encoded:
- a CDS encoding DJ-1/PfpI family protein, which produces MKIAFIIFDGMTTLDFIGAFDAVTRLKTMGVIENLSWDICALTETVSDPAGLKIIPTKIGEPLSGYDLLMVPGGFQTRSLINDQRFIEWLQTAADCPLKTSVCTGSLLLGAAGFLKAKKATTHQSSFKFLEPFCAEVVDEKVVDAGEVITARGVSSSLDLGLYLCEKLAGREARERIQKQMDYQNSVHQR
- a CDS encoding AraC family transcriptional regulator; its protein translation is MKIKVWHLPEFNDIELLKGVQVKHPHPKHWHEEFHLCLIEQGTGQMFYRGAFHETHAGSLFIVHPGELHSNAATHQHGCSFRTLNVSPDIVQRALLYVNDGRQRLPFFPTPIICDQDLLAGFQSTHTSFEATASRLERETLLFDLLIKLISRYGENRMVLVDTGKEPAAVKLVRAYIEENYAENISLETLAHLTNLSPFHLNRVFSKAIGLPPHAFQTQVRLLKARKFLAQGKTISEATYDAGFADQSHFTRHFKRIFGFTPSNFCLLKEA